A single genomic interval of Streptomyces graminofaciens harbors:
- the ribH gene encoding 6,7-dimethyl-8-ribityllumazine synthase: protein MSGKGAPELSVRNCGDLRVAVIAAQWHEKVMDGLVDGALRALHDLGIDEPTLLRVPGSWELPVVAKVLAGRGYDAIIALGVVIRGGTPHFEYVCQGVTQGLTQVSVDTGVPIGFGVLTCDTEEQALDRAGIEGSNEDKGHEAVTAAVATAATLRSVSEPWR, encoded by the coding sequence TTGAGCGGCAAGGGCGCACCCGAACTGTCCGTACGCAACTGCGGCGACCTGCGCGTCGCGGTCATCGCGGCCCAGTGGCACGAGAAGGTGATGGACGGCCTCGTCGACGGCGCCCTGCGCGCCCTGCACGACCTCGGCATCGACGAGCCGACCCTGCTCAGGGTTCCCGGCAGCTGGGAACTCCCGGTCGTCGCCAAGGTCCTCGCCGGCCGTGGCTACGATGCGATCATCGCCCTCGGTGTCGTCATCCGCGGCGGCACACCCCACTTCGAGTACGTGTGCCAAGGCGTCACCCAGGGCCTCACCCAGGTCTCCGTCGACACCGGAGTCCCCATCGGCTTCGGCGTACTGACCTGCGACACCGAGGAACAGGCCCTGGACCGCGCGGGCATCGAGGGCTCCAACGAGGACAAGGGACACGAGGCGGTGACGGCGGCCGTGGCGACGGCGGCCACCCTCCGCTCAGTATCCGAACCCTGGCGCTGA